A region of the Desulfonatronum thioautotrophicum genome:
TCGCTCGTCGGCCTTGAGCCGGCGGCAGACCTCGTACCCGTCCATCTCCGGCATCCGGATGTCCAGCAAAATCAGGTCCGGCTGTTGCCGGGCCGCGGCTTGCAGAGCCCGATCCCCCCGGGGAAAGGCCATGACCTTGTACCCCTGTTCGCCGAGCAGATCCCGCAACAGCTTCAGGTTCTCCGGCGTGTCGTCCACGACCATGACCGTGGACGACTCTCGTTCCGCGCGCAAGCGGGTGCTTCCCGCCGCGGCGAAGTCCCTCCAATCGTCGCAAAGCAGCTCCGGGCTGGAAGGTGACCCGGCGCCCACAGCCAAGTTTTCCACCACCTCCCGGGCGATCCGTTCATCTACCACCGGCCGGGGCGGTTCATGTCCCTGGTTCATGCTCACTCCTTGATGGTCCCATCTCCCCGGAAATGGTATCAGCCACTTGAAAGGGCAAACGGTTTCCGGCTCAGGTTTCTTTGACCGGATCATCCGGTCATGGCCATGATCCTGGCCACCAGTTCCTCGATGTTCAGAGGCTTGGCCATGAACTCCCTGTTGTCCGCTTCACTGATGGACTTCTTGAGTTCCGACTTGTCCACCAGGGCCGAGATGAAGATGATCGGGATCGGCCGGGTTTGCGGAGTCTTCAACAGTTCCTCCGCCATTTTTGTTCCGGACATCCCGGGCATGACGATGTCCAGGAGGATCAGGTCCGGTTCTTCACTCAGGGCCAGAGTCATGCCCGTCTCCGCGTCCCCGGCCGTGTGCACCTGAAACTGCCCCTCGCATTCCAGCATGTGCTTCAGAATACGGCAGAGGTCTTCCTCATCGTCGATGATCAGAATTTTTTTCATGGTCACGAGCTTTCTCCCTGGCTTGGATTGAGTGCTTCCGCAAAGTTCCGGATCCCTTGCGCCCCCGGAACACCGTTCTCGGGGCCTTGCGCTCCGGCGTCCTCCGGTCCGGGCTGGTCCGCCGGCAGGTCGATGCGGAACACGGCCCCGCCCTGTTCTCCGGACTCGGCCCAGATTCTCCCGCCATGCTCCCGGACGATCCCATGGGCGATGGAGAGGCCCATGCCGGTCCCCTTGCCCTGCTCCTTGGTGGTGAAGAACGGGTAAAAGACCCGCCGCAGATTTCTCTTGTCAATGCCCGGCCCCGTGTCGGCCACGGTGATCCGAACGTGGACCGCGTCCTCGACCCTGACCGCGGCCGTCTGGACGGTGATCCCCTTGTCCTCTGTCTCATCCATGGCTGAGAGGGCATTGGAGAAAATGTTGATCAGCACCTGCTCGATCCTTTTCGCGTTCATCAGGACAGCGGGCAGCCCCGGCTGGAAGCCCGTGACCACGTTCACGTTCTCGATGAGCATCTGGGTGGAGTAGAGCCGCAGCAGATGGGCGATGAGGGCATTGATGTCGCCGGGTTCCTTGGTTTCCTTTCCCGCATGGGAGAACTGCCGCAGGCTGTCGGCAATGGCGATGACCCTCCGGACATGGCGCATGCAGACCTCCAGTTCGGTTCGCGCCTTGCCGGGCAGGCCGGTCATGGCCAGCAGCATTTGCAGCTCCAGGGAAATGATGTTGACCGGGTTGAGGATCTCATGGGCCACTCCAGCGGAGATGCGGCTCAGGGAATTCATTTTTTCCACGTTGAGCAGCCGGTCTTCCAGGAGGGCCTGGTTTTGCCGCAGTTCCAGGTTGTGGCCGCGCAGGTGGCGCTCCAGGGCTCGATTCCGCAGGTGCACCTCCACCCGGGCCTTGACCTCTTCGGGATGGAAGGGCTTGGTCACATAGTCGGCCCCGCCCGCGGCAAACGCCCTGACCTTGTCCTCGACATCCTTCAAGGCGCTGACGAACAGCACCGGAATGTCCCGCAGCGCCGGATCCTGTTTGATTTGCCGACACATCTCAAAACCGTCCATTCCGGGCATTCTGATGTCCAGCAGGAACAGATCCGGAGGCCTTCTGGCCGCCGCGGCCAGAGCCAGTTCAGCCCTGGGAAAGGCCGCCGTCCGATGGCCCAGCTCTTTGATCATGTTCTGCAACAGATGCAGGTTGTGCGGCGTGTCGTCCACGATCATGACCACGGAACGCCCGGCCGGCCCGTCATCCCGTCCACCCGTGGTACCGGCCCAGGTTGCGGTTTGGTTGTCGGGCATCATCCGCACCCCCTCTCCTGCTGCTGGGCGGCGAAGAGCAACCGGCCCAGTTCATGGCAGCCCTGGCCAGTGATGCCGCGCCAGTCCAGCACGTCAAATCTGGTGCAATCGGCTTCGGCCAAAAACCCCAAGCCGGCCTGGAGCAACTTGCCGGACTTTGACAGGTAAACAATTCGGAATATCAGACCCAGTTGCACGGCCTTTTCCATGCCCGAATCCAGCTGCAGAAGCAGCAGGCCTGGCTCTTCGCGGCAACGCACAAGCCTTGCCGCACTGGCCGCATGGCTGACTTGCAGCCCGGCCCCGCCGGCGGACAAATCCGTCAGCCGGACGGGCTCGGAGGCGACAATGCCCGGGCGCAAGGCCGTCGCTGGATCCGGGAAATCGCTTTTTGAGCGGGGACGCTCGGAAATGCCCGTCCACAGCAGGGCTCCCAGGATCGGCAGCCGGGACGCGACGCAACGTGCATGCCGGCGGGAGGTCTTGGTCATGGGCCCTGCCGGCCGGGCCAGGATGGCCGTGATCTCCGTGGATATCCGACTGGCATGGTCCAGGATGCAGGGCAGGGTGTAAAAGGCCCTGGTCCCGGATCTCGCCTCAAGAGAGAATCGGAAGTGAAGGGGATCGTCGATCTCAACCTGAATGGCGGCGTAGTCCTCGGGGCTGACGAAGAGAATAATTCGCGAATCCTTCCACCCGGCCAGACGGCAGCCGATTCCGGTGGAATCCAGGGTGCACTGCTTCGGAAATTCCACAGACCCAACGGCGTTGGGCGGGATGCTCTTCAGGATCATCCTGCTGTGATAGTCCTGCCCCGGGGATGCGTCCCGGGCTCTTTCGGCTGGTTTCGCGGGCCGGGACACGGCAATACTGTTTTGCTCTTCCCAGGACATTCTTTCACGCAGCTTGCGCTGCCAAAAGGTCATGCCCATGGTCCGGATCAGGGCCGGATGCCGGGGCTGGTCGTGCCTGAAGTGGCTGGAAGGCGAGGCCTTGGAAATGCCCCGCAGGAAGTTTTGCCTGAGAAAACCGACCAGTTCGTGAATGGGACCGCATTGCAGGGCCTGCACGTTCTCGGGGGTGACGGCGGTCTCCTTCAGGCCGGCCAGGAAGTCCTGGATGGAAATGAAGAGAGAGAATGAGCCAAAGACAACGACAACCCGCGCAAAATGAGGATCCCGGACCGCTTTTTCATGAAACTTCAGAAAAAATTCCGCCACGCGCCCGGTCTTGTGCCGCTTCAGCAGAACGGTGTGGAATTGGTTCCGGATGTCTTCCGCGGCAAAATCGACGATGCCGAACGTCCCCAGCATGGAGAGCTTGTGCAGCGGGGACAGTTCCTGGAAATCCGCCCTGCGCCCGA
Encoded here:
- a CDS encoding response regulator transcription factor, translated to MKKILIIDDEEDLCRILKHMLECEGQFQVHTAGDAETGMTLALSEEPDLILLDIVMPGMSGTKMAEELLKTPQTRPIPIIFISALVDKSELKKSISEADNREFMAKPLNIEELVARIMAMTG
- a CDS encoding sensor histidine kinase, which translates into the protein MMPDNQTATWAGTTGGRDDGPAGRSVVMIVDDTPHNLHLLQNMIKELGHRTAAFPRAELALAAAARRPPDLFLLDIRMPGMDGFEMCRQIKQDPALRDIPVLFVSALKDVEDKVRAFAAGGADYVTKPFHPEEVKARVEVHLRNRALERHLRGHNLELRQNQALLEDRLLNVEKMNSLSRISAGVAHEILNPVNIISLELQMLLAMTGLPGKARTELEVCMRHVRRVIAIADSLRQFSHAGKETKEPGDINALIAHLLRLYSTQMLIENVNVVTGFQPGLPAVLMNAKRIEQVLINIFSNALSAMDETEDKGITVQTAAVRVEDAVHVRITVADTGPGIDKRNLRRVFYPFFTTKEQGKGTGMGLSIAHGIVREHGGRIWAESGEQGGAVFRIDLPADQPGPEDAGAQGPENGVPGAQGIRNFAEALNPSQGESS